Proteins co-encoded in one Bacillus paramycoides genomic window:
- the pssA gene encoding CDP-diacylglycerol--serine O-phosphatidyltransferase → MYRAAIPNLFTLGNLYSGFLSIGYASLGYYKSAAILVLIGMMLDSLDGRVARLLRVDSQMGKELDSLADVVTFGAAPAVLMYYTSFSNYGIIGLYIAGLFPLFGAYRLARFNVTPSSTSMKYFTGVPITAAGGLVAFLTLFSHTIPKIVLITVFVTFAFLMVSRIRIPSLKDVPIPRYSIIITLFLVGIIITMYQTGFGNFSVFLFIAIPLYILYMLSQFLRQRPSKRANKDK, encoded by the coding sequence TTGTATAGAGCAGCTATTCCAAACTTATTTACGCTCGGAAATTTATATAGTGGATTCTTGTCAATCGGCTATGCATCTTTAGGATATTATAAATCAGCTGCTATTTTAGTACTTATCGGGATGATGTTAGATAGTCTTGATGGGCGTGTTGCTCGTTTATTACGCGTTGATTCACAAATGGGAAAAGAGCTTGACTCGCTTGCAGATGTCGTAACATTTGGTGCAGCACCTGCTGTTCTCATGTATTACACATCTTTCTCCAATTATGGAATCATCGGACTATACATAGCGGGACTATTCCCTCTTTTCGGAGCATATCGTTTAGCTCGATTTAATGTTACACCATCTTCTACTTCAATGAAATATTTCACTGGGGTACCGATTACAGCAGCGGGAGGGCTTGTTGCTTTCTTAACATTATTTTCACATACCATTCCAAAAATCGTTCTTATTACAGTATTTGTAACGTTCGCATTTTTAATGGTGAGCCGCATTCGTATCCCAAGTTTAAAAGATGTACCAATTCCACGATATAGCATCATTATTACACTATTTTTAGTTGGAATCATTATCACAATGTACCAAACAGGGTTCGGTAATTTTTCTGTTTTCTTATTCATTGCTATTCCACTATACATTTTGTATATGCTATCTCAATTTCTTAGACAAAGACCATCTAAAAGAGCAAATAAAGACAAATAA